The Lycium barbarum isolate Lr01 chromosome 12, ASM1917538v2, whole genome shotgun sequence genome includes a region encoding these proteins:
- the LOC132622293 gene encoding uncharacterized protein LOC132622293, with protein MAALGNSSSNNNIVQPKFYKIIFSQHECTNLSFPEDFASRYCKNMLNPVYLEVPSGEVWEVEVEHSEGQIWLAQGWQDFCDYYSISCGHFLMFGYNARSHFNVTIFDLSAAEIEYPYSSRTFYCDEKQHAPEIDQSDSDDSVDILEDIPRSHKMKEEIPDMVEHSVENLGHVPLGQSSKRKRQEGDEEDEVSVDTYIKRMEVEKSQEDVASPSFTREGQKSNEDYRKHKQKSKSAYDQNRTVMDKESSIAYQKAKAFKSKNPFIIYFMQPSYVNPPVNLTISSTFARKYLLKNDGNLVLRVPGSGSWSVKCTIGTGNAKVHSGWKEFVLENKLKVGDVCVFEVIKGSQLVVDVKIFRAAGSILMHNIVGEVPGGSDSKSKVIKTDNSVPCPQPKVVHTEKLKQRTGCSYAFNSKIKEHGEGTEIEHSAEIVGHYSSGKGSKRKILEGDDVSIDIHRISMKVEKSQEDVASPSFARKNKKSGGSCRMHKQQSKIIYGRNKIVMDKESAIAYQRAKAFKSKSPFVISFMQPSYISIPYRLNISSTFARKYFLENDGNLVLRVPGSGSWSVKCTIGPGDAKIHSGWKAFVLENELKVGDVCVFEVVKGTQLFIDVTIIRADGSRPMHKISGEKPGVSDSKDKITKTDNSLPCSELKVVHTKKLKQRRGGSYGFRSKIKEEHGEGTEIEHSVEILNHCPLGLRSKRRRPEAEAEDDVSIDIQTKSIMVEKSQEDVASPSFTRKTKKSGESCRTYKQQSKMVYAKNMTVLDKERTIAYQRAKAFKSNNPFVIYFMQPSYVSKPYTLFICFSFAWKYFREKCGNLVLRVPSRGSWSVKYDLRTSKSTIRFCWKAFVLDNKLKIGDVCVFELIKGSQPFLDVTIFRAAESIHKIDGGVSDCKNKIIETENSVPCSHPKIVHSRKLNLEKKQKGDCDGFIISKIKEELSEGAGKHAQQSKTSGMGRVVAKEMVVAYHKAKAFTSENPFFISFMQPSYVCQACSQMKLSMTLPVTKKFFTTKHSDVVLQVSSKRTWAVKCILGTANAKFTAGWKEFVLDNNLKVGDVCVFERVGRSKLLFNVIIFPSEEGI; from the exons ATGGCTGCCCTTGGGAATTCTTCAAGTAACAACAACATAGTGCAACCAAAGTTCTACAAGATTATATTTTCCCAACATGAATGCACCAATCTA AGTTTTCCAGAAGATTTTGCGAGCAGATACTGCAAGAACATGTTAAACCCTGTGTATCTTGAGGTTCCCAGTGGCGAAGTATGGGAGGTTGAAGTGGAACATTCTGAAGGCCAAATTTGGCTAGCCCAAGGATGGCAGGATTTCTGTGACTATTATTCAATAAGCTGTGGGCACTTTTTGATGTTCGGATACAATGCTCGTTCCCATTTTAATGTCACTATATTTGATTTGAGTGCAGCAGAAATTGAATATCCATACAGTTCACGCACCTTCTATTGTGATGAAAAACAACATGCACCAGAAATAGACCAGTCCGATTCGGATGATTCTGTCGATATCCTAGAGGATATACCAAGAAGCCACAAAATGAAAGAAGAAATTCCTGATATGGTTGAGCATTCTGTTGAAAACCTAGGCCATGTTCCATTAGGACAGTCCAGCAAAAGGAAAAGACAAGAAGGGGATGAAGAAGATGAGGTTTCAGTTGATACTTATATCAAAAGAATGGAGGTTGAGAAGTCGCAAGAGGATGTAGCTTCACCGTCTTTTACTAGAGAGGGCCAAA AAAGCAATGAAGACTACAGGAAGCACAAGCAAAAATCCAAGAGTGCTTATGATCAAAACAGGACAGTAATGGACAAAGAGAGCTCTATTGCATATCAAAAAGCAAAAGCTTTTAAATCTAAGAATCCGTTCATTATATATTTTATGCAGCCATCGTATGTCAATCCTCCAGTCAATTTG ACCATATCGTCAACATTTGCTAGGAAATATCTCCTTAAGAATGATGGCAATTTAGTGCTTCGTGTTCCAGGCAGTGGATCTTGGTCAGTCAAATGTACTATTGGAACAGGGAATGCTAAAGTTCATTCTGGTTGGAAGGAATTCGTGCTAGAAAATAAGTTAAAAGTTGGTGATGTTTGTGTATTTGAAGTGATAAAGGGCTCTCAGCTCGTTGTAGATGTCAAAATATTTCGTGCAGCTGGGAGCATACTAATGCACAATATAGTTGGAGAAGTTCCAGGGGGTTCTGATAGTAAAAGCAAGGTTATCAAAACTGATAATTCTGTTCCATGTCCTCAACCCAAGGTAGTTCACACCGAAAAATTAAAGCAGCGGACAGGATGTTCATATGCTTTCAACTCAAAAATTAAAG AACATGGTGAAGGCACTGAGATTGAGCATTCTGCTGAGATTGTGGGTCATTATTCGTCAGGAAAGGGCAGCAAAAGAAAAATATTAGAAGGGGATGATGTTTCAATCGACATTCACAGAATAAGTATGAAGGTGGAAAAGTCTCAAGAAGATGTAGCGTCGCCTTCTTTCGCAAGAAAAAACAAAA AAAGCGGAGGAAGTTGCAGGATGCACAAGCAACAATCCAAGATTATTTATGGTAGGAACAAGATAGTAATGGACAAAGAAAGTGCTATAGCATATCAAAGAGCAAAAGCTTTTAAATCTAAGAGTCCATTCGTTATATCTTTTATGCAACCATCGTATATCTCCATACCGTATAGGCTG AACATATCGTCTACATTTGCCAGGAAGTATTTCCTCGAGAATGATGGCAATTTAGTGCTTCGTGTTCCAGGTAGTGGATCTTGGTCTGTCAAATGTACTATCGGACCAGGGGATGCTAAAATTCATTCTGGTTGGAAGGCATTCGTGCTAGAAAATGAGTTAAAAGTTGGTGATGTTTGCGTATTTGAAGTGGTAAAGGGCACTCAGCTCTTTATAGATGTCACAATAATTCGTGCTGATGGAAGCAGACCAATGCATAAGATATCTGGAGAAAAGCCAGGGGTTTCTGACAGTAAAGACAAGATTACCAAAACTGACAACTCTCTTCCATGTTCTGAACTGAAAGTAGTTCACACCAAGAAATTAAAGCAGCGGAGAGGAGGTTCATATGGTTTCAGGTCAAAAATTAAAG AAGAACATGGCGAAGGCACTGAGATTGAGCATTCTGTTGAGATTTTGAACCATTGTCCGTTAGGACTTCGCAGCAAAAGAAGAAGACCAGAAGCGGAAGCAGAGGATGATGTTTCAATTGACATTCAAACCAAAAGTATCATGGTGGAAAAGTCACAAGAGGATGTAGCTTCACCTTCTTTCACGAGAAAAACCAAAA AAAGCGGAGAAAGTTGCAGGACGTACAAGCAACAATCCAAGATGGTTTATGCAAAGAACATGACAGTATTGGACAAAGAAAGGACTATAGCATATCAAAGAGCAAAAGCTTTTAAATCTAACAATCCATTtgttatatattttatgcaaccATCGTATGTCTCGAAGCCATACACTCTG TTCATATGTTTCTCGTTTGCTTGGAAATATTTTCGGGAGAAATGTGGCAATTTAGTGCTTCGTGTTCCCAGCAGGGGATCTTGGTCTGTTAAATATGACCTGAGAACATCAAAATCGACAATTCGCTTCTGCTGGAAGGCATTCGTGCTGGACAATAAGTTAAAAATTGGTGATGTTTGTGTATTTGAACTGATTAAGGGCAGTCAGCCCTTTTTAGATGTCACTATATTTCGTGCAGCTGAGAGCATACATAAAATAGATGGAGGGGTTTCTGATTGTAAAAACAAGATAATCGAAACTGAGAATTCAGTTCCATGTTCTCATCCCAAAATAGTTCACAGCAGGAAACTGAATCTTGAAAAGAAGCAGAAAGGAGATTGTGATGGTTTCATTATTTCAAAAATTAAAG AAGAACTCAGTGAAGGTGCAGGGAAGCATGCGCAACAATCTAAGACTTCTGGTATGGGCAGAGTGGTAGCCAAAGAAATGGTTGTGGCATATCACAAAGCAAAAGCATTTACATCTGAAAATCCATTCTTCATAAGTTTTATGCAACCATCATATGTGTGTCAGGCCTGCAGCCAGATGAAATTG TCCATGACGCTGCCAGTAACTAAGAAATTTTTTACCACTAAACATAGTGATGTGGTACTTCAAGTTTCAAGCAAGAGAACATGGGCTGTAAAATGCATTCTTGGAACAGCAAACGCGAAGTTCACTGCCGGTTGGAAGGAGTTTGTGCTGGACAACAACTTAAAAGTAGGTGATGTTTGTGTCTTTGAACGGGTTGGTAGATCGAAACTTTTGTTCAATGTCATCATTTTTCCTTCTGAGGAAGGTATATAA